A portion of the Planctomycetota bacterium genome contains these proteins:
- the folP gene encoding dihydropteroate synthase: MRLTRWNPRVVEATNGAALAREMHHAGAAPEGIAQVLARTGALAVALEQVDCRAADRLEQEMRAAGGDAAVRRAAEPGRRATDMVLVGNRRQFETLRECLRPETGDLAALGNQIADALERHARREFELVMGAYRLSVGPRPLLMGVINVTPDSFSDGGKFLEADRAVAQARRLVDEGADLLDIGGESTRPGSESVPEAEEMRRVLPVVETLAEAVAVPLSIDTRHARVAREAVAAGAALVNDVTGLQGDPEMARAVAETGAGVVIMHILGEPKTMQQNPHYDHLMADVVRYLRRGMALAEEAGVPENRILVDPGIGFGKTLKHNLEILAQLGHIRSLGRPILVGPSRKRFLGELTGVEAPAERTGGTAAACALAVAAGALVLRVHDVAETKQAVAVAAAIARAAERES, from the coding sequence GTGCGGCTGACACGGTGGAACCCCCGCGTCGTCGAGGCGACGAACGGGGCCGCCCTCGCACGCGAAATGCACCACGCCGGCGCGGCGCCGGAAGGCATCGCCCAGGTGCTCGCGAGGACGGGGGCCCTGGCCGTCGCCCTCGAACAGGTTGACTGTCGCGCCGCCGACCGCCTCGAGCAGGAGATGCGCGCCGCCGGCGGCGACGCGGCCGTCCGTCGCGCCGCCGAACCCGGCCGGCGAGCGACCGACATGGTCCTCGTCGGAAACCGCCGCCAGTTCGAGACGCTCCGGGAGTGCCTGCGCCCAGAGACGGGCGACCTGGCGGCGCTCGGCAACCAGATCGCCGACGCGCTGGAGCGGCACGCGCGGCGCGAGTTCGAACTGGTGATGGGCGCCTATCGGCTCTCGGTCGGGCCCAGGCCGCTCCTCATGGGCGTCATCAACGTCACGCCGGATTCCTTCAGCGACGGCGGCAAGTTCCTCGAGGCGGACCGCGCCGTCGCCCAGGCCCGCCGACTCGTCGACGAGGGGGCCGACCTCCTGGACATCGGCGGCGAATCGACCCGGCCCGGAAGCGAAAGCGTCCCCGAAGCCGAAGAGATGCGGCGGGTGCTGCCCGTCGTCGAGACCCTGGCCGAGGCCGTCGCCGTCCCCCTGAGCATTGACACGCGGCACGCGCGGGTCGCGCGCGAGGCCGTGGCGGCCGGGGCCGCTCTCGTCAACGACGTCACCGGCCTCCAGGGCGATCCCGAGATGGCCCGGGCCGTCGCCGAAACCGGCGCCGGCGTCGTCATCATGCACATCCTCGGCGAACCGAAAACGATGCAGCAGAATCCGCACTACGACCACCTGATGGCCGACGTCGTCCGGTACCTGCGCCGGGGCATGGCCTTGGCGGAGGAGGCCGGCGTCCCCGAGAACCGGATTCTCGTGGACCCCGGCATCGGTTTCGGAAAAACGCTGAAGCATAACCTTGAAATTCTCGCCCAATTAGGGCACATTCGGAGCCTGGGGAGGCCGATTCTCGTCGGCCCGAGCCGAAAACGCTTCCTCGGCGAACTGACCGGCGTCGAGGCGCCGGCCGAACGCACCGGCGGGACCGCTGCGGCCTGCGCCTTGGCCGTCGCCGCCGGGGCGCTCGTGCTGCGGGTCCACGACGTGGCCGAAACGAAGCAGGCCGTCGCCGTCGCCGCCGCCATCGCACGGGCGGCCGAGAGAGAATCATGA